The nucleotide sequence CTCGCCGGCGCTGTGCTTGCCCTCGGCATCCAGGGCGATCGACGGCTGGCTGTGGGGGTCGATGGCCAGCGGGATTTCCAGGGTAAACACCGAGCCACGGCCTTCTTCGCTCTGCGCGCGCAGCGTGCCACCCATGCGTTCGGCCAGGGTACGGGCGATGGGCAGCCCGAGACCGGTACCGCCGTAACGTCTTGAAATGGAACTGTCGGCCTGCTGGAACGCATCGAACATCAATTCCAGGCGCTCGGCGGAAATCCCGATGCCGCTGTCACGCACGGTGCAGGTGAACCACACCAACTCATGGTCGAGCACCTGCCAATGGGGCTCGACGCTGACGGTGCCGTATTCGGTGAACTTCAAGGCATTGCCGATCAGGTTCACCAGGATCTGGCGGATCCGCGTCGGATCGCCCTGTACCCGCAGTGCGTCCATGCCGGGCGGGATCGGCAGCTTGAGCGCCAGCCCGCGCTGCTGGGCGCTGTGCTGGAAGGCCTGGGCGCAACTGTTGATCAGGTCGGCCAGGTTGAAGGGGATATGTTCCAGCTCCAGGGCCGCGCGTTCGATGCGCGAGAAGTCGAGAATGTCGTTGATCACCTTGAGCAAATGCTCGGTGGATTCGGAGGCCAGCGCCGCGTATTCGGTCTGTTCCTCGGTCATGTCGGTGGTTTCCAGCAGTTGTAGCATGCCCAGTACACCGTTCATCGGCGTGCGCAGTTCGTGGCTCATCATGGCCAGGAAGTCTGACTTGGCGTTGTTGGCCCGCTCGGCCTCTTCGCGGGTCTGGATCAACTGGGCCATGGCCTGCTGTTGTTCGCGGCTGGCCTGGTTGAGGCCTTCGGCGAGGTTGTTGATATGCCGCGACAGGTCGCCCAGCTCCGAGTCATCCACAATCGGCAGCGGCGTCTTGTAGTCGCCCTGCTGGATGGCCTTGACCGCATTGCCCATGGCGCTGATCGGTTGCGACAGGCTCGCCGCCAGGCGCCGGGCGAGCAGGAACGTAAACAGCAGGGCGAACAGCGCGAGGATACCGGCCTTGAACAGGATCTCCTGCTGGCGCTGGCTGAAGGCGTCATTGGACATGCCGACGATCACCCGGCCCAGATAGTCCGCGCGGGGGGCCTTGGGTTCGTTAAGGTTGTCCTGGAAAAAGTCGTTGCCCAACTGGATATGCTGCAGGCGGATCGGCGCCTGGAACACTTTGACCGACAGCGCGCGGTCGTGTTTCTCCGCGGGTTGCTCGACGTACACCAGGATATTTTCGCTGCTGTCCTGAATCTCCAGGAAGCGCACATGGGGCGTGGCCAGCGTGGCGCGCAGCAGGCTGTCGAGCACATCGTTGTTGCCCGAGATCACCCCATATTCGGTGGCGGGTGCCAGTTGGTTGGCGATCAATTGGCCGGTGTGGTCCAGTTCCTGGCGCGGGTCCTGGATACGCACGAAGGTGAAGAAGCTGATCAACAGCAACGTCAGCAACAGCGCCGGGCCCAGGGTTATGAGCTGGGTGCGGGTATTGATGTCCCAACGACGACGCAAGGTCATGGGCGTTTTTCTCCTTCGGCCATTCGGGCGGCGACGCTGGCTTCGTCCACCTGTTCGATGCCCAGTGAGCGTGCGACCTGCGCGTTGCCCACGACTTTGAAGTGGTCGGGGTACAGCGCGCGTGGCCAAGCGGCCGGCGGCTGGTCGAGCAAACGATCGAGTACCGCCAGCCAATCGTCCTGGTCGCTGTAGGTGCTGGCGAGGCTGCCGGCGCGCACAAACCCTGCATTGGGCCCGAACAGCGGCAATTGCTGGGCGTAGCTGCTCAGCAGCAGGTTTTTAGCGGTCTTCGGGTTGTACAGCTGCGGGTCATCGAGGCCGAGCAGCACGTCGCTGTTCCTGAACAGGGTTTGCAGCGGGCGACTGTCGTTAGTGTTGTCCCAGCGCTGCGGCACGATCTCCAACTCCAGGGACGCCGCGTGCTGGCGCAATTCGGGCAGCAGGAATTCACTGTCGGTGCC is from Pseudomonas marginalis and encodes:
- a CDS encoding ATP-binding protein — encoded protein: MTLRRRWDINTRTQLITLGPALLLTLLLISFFTFVRIQDPRQELDHTGQLIANQLAPATEYGVISGNNDVLDSLLRATLATPHVRFLEIQDSSENILVYVEQPAEKHDRALSVKVFQAPIRLQHIQLGNDFFQDNLNEPKAPRADYLGRVIVGMSNDAFSQRQQEILFKAGILALFALLFTFLLARRLAASLSQPISAMGNAVKAIQQGDYKTPLPIVDDSELGDLSRHINNLAEGLNQASREQQQAMAQLIQTREEAERANNAKSDFLAMMSHELRTPMNGVLGMLQLLETTDMTEEQTEYAALASESTEHLLKVINDILDFSRIERAALELEHIPFNLADLINSCAQAFQHSAQQRGLALKLPIPPGMDALRVQGDPTRIRQILVNLIGNALKFTEYGTVSVEPHWQVLDHELVWFTCTVRDSGIGISAERLELMFDAFQQADSSISRRYGGTGLGLPIARTLAERMGGTLRAQSEEGRGSVFTLEIPLAIDPHSQPSIALDAEGKHSAGEGRHVLLVEDNPVNRAVVEAMLRSLGFEVSLATDGAEAIRSAESLIFTAILMDCRLPLIDGYEATRQIRQLPGCADLPIIALTANALQGDREACLAAGMNDYLAKPFKRTDLQQILQRWVQ
- a CDS encoding ABC transporter substrate-binding protein; amino-acid sequence: MGDSSRMTSFFIYKLRRLAGLLAGLLLCAPAWSAEILLTAAEDGAGVQAFTQALARQRPEDRVTFTSLAALPAPSHLPAGTRLILLDLPGLDWRLRDTQGPPTLVLRISRLQAHQRPEASRHARVSLLWSDPPLERQLRLISSVLPQARRIGVLYGTDSEFLLPELRQHAASLELEIVPQRWDNTNDSRPLQTLFRNSDVLLGLDDPQLYNPKTAKNLLLSSYAQQLPLFGPNAGFVRAGSLASTYSDQDDWLAVLDRLLDQPPAAWPRALYPDHFKVVGNAQVARSLGIEQVDEASVAARMAEGEKRP